Within Parabacteroides pacaensis, the genomic segment AAAATGAATAACAAGTAAATACCATTCTATATATAAACGGATAAACGTCTTCATTGCCTAACAATCCTACATTTACAGAAGCATTCGACTCCATCGTTATATAGGTAAAAAGAATGGTAAGCAGAATAACGGGCATTTTTTCGCACCAAAGCATTTCGTTCCGGAAATTACGCCGGCAGGCTAAATCTACCCAAAATAAACACACCGGAAATGTTACCGCTTGTTCTTTTCCGCCAAAAGAGAAGATAAAACATACCAGCATGAATATATAAGAGCTTATTTTTCCTTTTTGTATATAGGAAAGATAAAACCATATCCCCAAAAGGTAAAAAAGAGAATAGACTAATATCTTGGATGCACTGATCCAAGCTACCGCTTCTACTTGTAAAGGATGAATAGCAAAGAGCAATGCCGTCCCTAACGAGACGAGTATTATTTTATTTCCATACTTGCTTTCTTGCGATAGATTTTTAATTAAAAGTTGCCGTACAATAAAAAAGACCAGCAACACATTCAATGTATGAAGAAGTAAACTAAAAAGGTGAAAGGCAACAGAATCATATCCGAAAAAATAATAGATAACAGTATATAGAAACTGGTTAACCGGGCTATATTGTCCCTGGTAATAATCCGTAAAAATCAATTGGATATTATACCACGACAAAGTTTCGGTATAATTATTTATCACTTGCCATCCATCGTCCCAAGCAGTCATAAACTTATTTCCCAAGATAGGGACATAAGCCATCACACAAAGTAGAATAATGCAGCCGATAGCGGTTTTTTCGTTCAATTTCATCTTATCCTATTTTCCTTTTCTACAATATTTCTCCGACAACGTCTGCATGTAGGCACTCAGCACATCCAATTGGTTCGGGTTTAATATTAACGTATGCTTCGAGGTTTTCCCATCATTCACAAATGTCATATAAGGCACCTGGGATTCGTCAATCGGTAACCCAAAATCATTTACCTTTAATAAATAAACCGGAAGGTCCTCTTTAAAATTAAGGGCTTTTATTCTCATTTCACGCATAGAGCTTCCTTGATAGATTACAATCACATGAATGCACTCCATACTTTCTTTCATTATCTTTATCCTTTCGCTTATTTTCTCTATGCAGTCATCACAATAACTGCCCGGATATTTAAAAATAAGATACATGGAATCCGGATGAAGAACTTCTTTTAAATCATACGATTGTTTATCCAGTGAAACGAGTTTACTTTCCGGATTAAGAAGCATGTTATCGGAATGAATTCCTACATATAGCCGTTCATATATATCGCTGACATTTACCACATTCGTATGGGTAACAGACGTTCGCTTCATTGTTTTCCTTAAATCCAGATAGAAACAACTTATCAGCACTCCAAAAACAAATAAAGCAAGGGTTATAAAAATTAATAATCGATTGTTTTTCATTTTGTTGAACGTTTCATATAGTAAACAATGAGGATAGGATTATCTTCCTCAGCATCATAATCTGCCATTATCTCTCGTAACTGTTCAGGACATTCAAGGTGCTCAGATTCAACCTCATTTTTATAAAAAGCAATGTTATCTTGAAGAAAAATTTCTACCAATTTATTTTTATCCATAACACTTATATGACCAAATTGTGGAAACATCTTATTTTCTATATGAAATGTTTCCATTTTATCTTTATCAATCAAATAGAAATTTTTATTTAAATAAAAACGTGTTAATATATAACGATCGGTTTCAAAAAAAGTGGAGAATCCGGGAGAATACTTTTTATTAACCATCATGTGATAATAGGCTTCCTGAGGATCGTTCTCGAAAGGTTTTCCTATAAAATAATCTGACGGAATATTAGGTTTTCCTGTCTCTATTAACAAATAAGGTGCTATTTTACCGTTTTTATAGGAATAGATTGTATCGGAATAAAGGGAAATATGATGTAAGTCCCCTTTTGAATAACTAAAAGGATGTTGTGATGATATAATCCCCACCTGTTCATACAATTTGACCGGATAAGTTCCCCATTCATCCATGATAGAATAATCTTTTGCAGAAAGTACTACATACATTTTATCGTTAAAATAACATTGACCCAAACAACAATAAATATAGTTATCTTTGCATACGACATCACGAATAATATTCAATCTATCTTCCTTATGTTTGACTGTTTGTATAAAATCACCCTCTAATTTATATTCATGGACTGCTAATAAAGCAGGATCAAACAGACAAATTTTATTTTCTTCCTCATTTATTACAAATGCATTTATCATGTTATATTCTCCACTACCCATTCCTTTATTTCCAATGTCAAACAAAAATTTCCCTTTCGAATCAAATACTTTTAACTGGTTTCTCATATTATCAAGAATATAATACCTATCCTTATATATTTCTAGTTGAGAAATGTTTCCAATAAGTGCCTCATCTGAAGATTCTAACAATATAAAAACGCAGCTATCAATAAATCTGTCATCGTTAAAAGAAATTTCTTCTATATTGCTTATTTGATTTTTAGGAATAAAGATGAAATCAGTTCGATTTTTACTTTCTTTTTTACAACTAAGTAAGAATATAGTTGTAATAAATATAATAAATATACATTTATTCATTTTTTTATTGATCTTTAATTACGGGTGCATTAAAAGCTAAGATATAAATTATAATTCGTTCATTTTTATAAATCAAAAACACCTTAAATAAAACAAGGCACATATAAAAATATTCTTTATTGACAGTTTATATATTGTAAGTTAGCTTTTAAGACACCCTAAATATTTTATAATAAAAATTAATGAGCAAGGATAGTACTTCCTACTTGTCGCTGATCACAGCAAGCTCCATCTCTGATTCCTTTGCAACTTTTCGTTTCTACTAAAATTGTATATTTTTGGTTTCTTTTGTAGTTAGCAAAAGTTTGACCCAATATTGTAATTTCCCCATTATCATTAGCTGTAACCGTATATTCCTTTCGA encodes:
- a CDS encoding 6-bladed beta-propeller, coding for MNKCIFIIFITTIFLLSCKKESKNRTDFIFIPKNQISNIEEISFNDDRFIDSCVFILLESSDEALIGNISQLEIYKDRYYILDNMRNQLKVFDSKGKFLFDIGNKGMGSGEYNMINAFVINEEENKICLFDPALLAVHEYKLEGDFIQTVKHKEDRLNIIRDVVCKDNYIYCCLGQCYFNDKMYVVLSAKDYSIMDEWGTYPVKLYEQVGIISSQHPFSYSKGDLHHISLYSDTIYSYKNGKIAPYLLIETGKPNIPSDYFIGKPFENDPQEAYYHMMVNKKYSPGFSTFFETDRYILTRFYLNKNFYLIDKDKMETFHIENKMFPQFGHISVMDKNKLVEIFLQDNIAFYKNEVESEHLECPEQLREIMADYDAEEDNPILIVYYMKRSTK